A stretch of Sulfurimonas autotrophica DSM 16294 DNA encodes these proteins:
- a CDS encoding MBL fold metallo-hydrolase — protein MYKNSIKILGAYGTKAKGFGTTSFMLNRHTVIDAGNLLDALAEDSLHIENIYLTHSHLDHISDIAYIIDNYFCKRSKTLNIIGLPQTIQALKEHFLNDIIWPDFSKIPLENSDVIAVKYSELYLNEEYHLDKQTTLTPVRTDHTVPSCGYIYKVNNAGVLITADTFSLENIINTVNNDMQIKSLVVECSFSSNMQTLAEVSKHLTPKLLFQALKKLKRDDITLYINHIKPSCLEEISTEIEAFRGNFKPIILKDGDFITF, from the coding sequence ATGTATAAAAACAGTATCAAAATATTGGGAGCATACGGAACGAAAGCGAAGGGTTTCGGCACGACCTCATTTATGTTGAACCGTCACACGGTTATAGATGCGGGGAACCTTTTAGATGCTTTAGCAGAAGACTCTTTACATATAGAGAACATCTATTTGACACATTCGCATCTTGATCATATCTCAGATATTGCTTATATTATAGATAACTATTTTTGCAAAAGAAGTAAAACATTAAATATTATAGGACTGCCGCAAACAATTCAAGCACTCAAAGAACACTTTTTAAATGACATTATATGGCCGGATTTTTCTAAAATCCCTTTAGAAAACTCTGATGTAATAGCTGTAAAATATAGTGAATTATATTTAAATGAAGAATATCATCTAGATAAACAGACTACTTTGACACCTGTTCGTACCGACCACACCGTACCAAGTTGCGGATACATATATAAAGTAAATAATGCAGGTGTCCTCATTACTGCAGATACATTTTCATTGGAGAATATAATCAATACTGTAAATAATGATATGCAGATAAAATCATTAGTAGTGGAGTGCTCTTTTTCATCAAATATGCAAACATTGGCAGAAGTAAGCAAACATTTAACACCAAAACTGCTTTTTCAAGCATTAAAAAAATTAAAAAGAGATGATATTACTCTTTACATTAATCATATAAAACCATCATGTTTGGAAGAAATTTCCACAGAAATAGAAGCATTCAGGGGAAATTTCAAGCCGATTATACTAAAAGACGGTGATTTTATAACTTTTTAG